A single window of Arcobacter venerupis DNA harbors:
- the groL gene encoding chaperonin GroEL (60 kDa chaperone family; promotes refolding of misfolded polypeptides especially under stressful conditions; forms two stacked rings of heptamers to form a barrel-shaped 14mer; ends can be capped by GroES; misfolded proteins enter the barrel where they are refolded when GroES binds), with protein MAKEVLFSDNARNRLYAGVEKLADAVKVTMGPRGRNVLLQKSFGAPTITKDGVSVAREIELKDTLENMGAQLVKEVASKTADEAGDGTTTATILAHSIFKEGLRNVTAGANPIILKRGMDKATEAILAELKKASRVVANKTEIEQVATISANSDKAIGAMIAEAMDKVGKDGVITVEEAKGISDELAVVEGMQFDRGYLSPYFVTNAEKMIGEFNNPFILLYDKKISSLKEMLPILESVNQSGRPLVIIAEDVDGEALATLVVNRLRGSLNIAAVKAPGFGDRRKAMLEDIAVLTGGTVISEEMGMKLETADFSCLGTASKVVIDKDNTTLVDGNGDKERVKARVNQIKAEISNTTSDYDKEKLQERLAKLSGGVAVIKVGAASETEMKEKKDRVDDALSATRAAVEEGIVIGGGAALIRAAAKVKLELEGDEAIGAAIIFRAIKAPLKQIATNAGFDAGVVANEVEKSTNENLGFNAATGEYVDMFEAGIVDPAKVERVAMQNAVSVASLLLTTEATVTDIKEDKPSMPSMPDMGGMGGMPGMM; from the coding sequence ATACGCAGGTGTTGAAAAATTAGCAGATGCTGTAAAAGTTACAATGGGTCCAAGAGGAAGAAATGTATTATTACAAAAATCTTTCGGAGCTCCAACAATTACAAAAGATGGTGTATCAGTTGCTAGAGAAATCGAATTAAAAGATACTTTAGAAAATATGGGAGCACAACTTGTAAAAGAAGTTGCTTCTAAAACTGCTGATGAAGCAGGAGATGGAACAACAACTGCTACTATCTTAGCTCACTCAATCTTCAAAGAGGGATTAAGAAATGTAACAGCAGGAGCAAATCCAATTATCTTAAAAAGAGGTATGGATAAAGCAACTGAAGCTATTTTAGCTGAACTTAAAAAAGCTTCAAGAGTTGTTGCTAATAAAACTGAAATTGAGCAAGTTGCTACAATTTCTGCTAACTCTGATAAAGCAATTGGAGCTATGATTGCTGAAGCTATGGATAAAGTTGGAAAAGATGGTGTTATCACTGTTGAAGAAGCAAAAGGTATCTCTGATGAATTAGCTGTTGTTGAAGGTATGCAGTTTGATAGAGGATATTTATCTCCATATTTTGTAACAAATGCTGAAAAAATGATTGGTGAATTTAACAATCCATTTATTTTATTATATGACAAAAAAATCTCTTCTTTAAAAGAGATGTTACCAATTTTAGAATCTGTTAATCAATCTGGACGTCCTTTAGTAATTATTGCAGAAGATGTTGATGGTGAAGCATTAGCAACACTGGTAGTAAATAGATTAAGAGGTTCTTTAAATATTGCAGCTGTTAAAGCTCCAGGATTTGGTGATAGAAGAAAAGCTATGCTTGAAGATATTGCTGTATTAACTGGTGGAACTGTAATTTCTGAAGAGATGGGAATGAAACTTGAAACTGCTGATTTCTCTTGTTTAGGAACTGCTTCAAAAGTTGTTATTGATAAAGATAATACAACTTTAGTTGATGGAAATGGTGATAAAGAAAGAGTAAAAGCTAGAGTTAATCAAATCAAAGCTGAAATTTCTAATACAACTTCTGATTATGATAAAGAAAAATTACAAGAAAGACTTGCAAAATTAAGTGGAGGAGTAGCTGTTATTAAAGTTGGAGCTGCATCTGAGACTGAAATGAAAGAGAAAAAAGATAGAGTTGATGATGCATTAAGTGCAACAAGAGCTGCTGTTGAAGAAGGTATTGTAATTGGTGGAGGAGCTGCACTAATCAGAGCTGCTGCTAAAGTTAAACTAGAACTTGAAGGTGATGAAGCAATTGGTGCTGCAATCATTTTTAGAGCTATTAAAGCGCCTTTAAAACAAATTGCTACAAATGCTGGGTTTGATGCTGGTGTTGTTGCAAATGAAGTTGAAAAATCTACAAATGAAAATTTAGGATTTAATGCTGCAACTGGTGAATATGTAGATATGTTTGAAGCTGGAATTGTTGACCCTGCAAAAGTTGAAAGAGTTGCAATGCAAAATGCTGTTTCAGTTGCATCACTTTTATTAACTACAGAAGCTACAGTTACAGATATTAAAGAAGATAAACCATCAATGCCTTCTATGCCAGACATGGGTGGAATGGGTGGAATGCCAGGAATGATGTAG